In Trichocoleus desertorum NBK24, the following are encoded in one genomic region:
- a CDS encoding FHA domain-containing protein, with protein sequence MSSDESVYVQLVWEDTATGEVQQPLLKAPIAIGRESDQMPETLGEKPVSRLELAHKEVSRFHTLITVANSQLYITDRSANGTFLNGRAIRPGSHPFSSKDTIRIGPYKIIATVMGEGDPNATALNRERTHFDQQPSALHKNTVVIWLIGGIVLLLMGVGAWGLVGTLLERSRPQIPETPTPTTSTPATSTPNP encoded by the coding sequence ATGTCTAGTGATGAGTCTGTGTATGTACAACTAGTTTGGGAAGACACAGCAACCGGAGAGGTGCAGCAACCCTTACTCAAAGCTCCGATCGCCATTGGCCGAGAAAGTGACCAAATGCCAGAGACACTAGGAGAAAAACCAGTCTCGCGCCTAGAGCTAGCCCACAAAGAAGTTTCGCGCTTCCACACCCTGATCACAGTCGCGAACTCTCAGCTTTATATCACCGATCGCAGCGCCAACGGTACTTTTCTCAATGGTCGGGCCATTCGTCCCGGAAGTCATCCATTTTCTAGCAAAGATACCATTCGCATTGGGCCTTACAAAATTATTGCCACGGTGATGGGAGAAGGCGATCCCAATGCCACAGCCTTAAACCGAGAACGCACTCATTTTGACCAACAGCCGAGCGCTCTGCACAAAAACACAGTGGTCATTTGGCTGATTGGTGGCATTGTGCTGTTGTTGATGGGGGTGGGTGCTTGGGGCTTGGTCGGCACTTTGCTGGAGCGATCGCGGCCCCAGATTCCAGAAACCCCTACTCCAACTACTTCTACTCCAGCTACTTCTACTCCTAACCCTTGA
- a CDS encoding mechanosensitive ion channel domain-containing protein — protein MTASKPVCRLRSHPSRLRVQRRWGWFWLGLLTWLTLWLTFTPSPGFAQTSPNSRAAQAPVVLDGRVLFQVGNFGNFTATERAAIVNAALEQEVQSSEPIAVEVAEENQQTIIRSQPSDRALLTVTERDVLQGTNPASQGRFWSRLIQAALRQGQLERSPAYFQQALVFSSVVLLGAIAVHLILWLVERLLTRQISRYLGHPASLLHLWEQPSRLLLHLGLLGLQAGLWAAVVWYVTDLFPQARSWRYQLFHFVTVPVVSLGESNYSALQLLLLLAFTAGLWFAVSGLTRLFRFYVLARTGAEPRVQELVAVLTQYVLTFLGLIVLLQIWGLDVRSLAILASVLGVGIGFGVQNITNNFISGLIITLERPIQVGDLIKVNELLGTVKRIGARSTEISTFDQVTIIVPNSRFLESEVINWSHGDPVSRLKLAVGVAYGSDIDQVQTALLEAAKSHPEVLVKPQPEVWFQGFGDNSLNFELLVWTGEPKKQFRVKSDIYYRIEASLRRYGIEVPFPQRDLHVRSPELNQLLASLQPPPFPSWKPQRAASNGNKSSDRPISALPETDGFAEATLSTLTLADSTTRLQTDTSLDALITAMRGPAGLKIQDRRYRMNLYPACFTGAEAVEWLVQTQNCTRESAIQLGQSLIEQGVVHHVLEDRPFEDGYVFYRFYIDEEDADAENADETEISDR, from the coding sequence ATGACGGCTTCTAAACCAGTGTGCCGCCTGCGATCGCATCCCTCAAGGTTGCGAGTTCAACGGCGTTGGGGTTGGTTCTGGCTAGGGTTGCTCACTTGGCTCACTCTTTGGCTCACATTTACACCCAGCCCAGGATTTGCTCAAACTAGCCCCAACAGTCGGGCCGCACAAGCTCCCGTGGTGTTGGATGGTCGGGTACTGTTTCAGGTCGGTAATTTTGGTAACTTTACAGCTACAGAACGGGCGGCGATCGTCAATGCAGCGCTAGAGCAAGAAGTTCAGTCTTCGGAACCAATTGCCGTTGAGGTGGCTGAGGAAAATCAACAAACGATCATTCGCAGCCAGCCCAGCGATCGCGCCTTGCTTACCGTCACCGAGCGAGATGTCCTCCAAGGCACTAATCCAGCGAGTCAGGGTCGCTTTTGGAGTCGTTTGATTCAGGCAGCATTGCGGCAAGGACAACTGGAGCGCAGCCCTGCTTATTTTCAGCAGGCGTTGGTGTTTAGTTCAGTCGTGCTGTTAGGGGCGATCGCCGTTCATCTGATTTTGTGGCTCGTGGAGCGCTTACTGACTCGCCAAATCTCTCGCTACTTGGGGCATCCCGCTTCCCTGCTACACCTTTGGGAGCAACCGAGTCGGCTTCTACTGCATTTAGGATTACTTGGTCTACAGGCTGGTTTGTGGGCTGCCGTAGTTTGGTACGTCACCGATTTATTTCCGCAGGCTCGGAGTTGGCGGTATCAGCTATTTCACTTCGTGACAGTGCCCGTGGTCAGCCTAGGGGAGAGCAACTATTCGGCACTACAACTGCTGTTGCTGCTGGCATTTACCGCTGGTTTATGGTTTGCAGTCAGTGGCCTAACTCGCTTATTTCGGTTTTATGTCTTGGCGAGAACGGGAGCCGAGCCGCGAGTTCAAGAATTGGTGGCTGTCTTAACTCAGTACGTCCTGACCTTTTTAGGCTTGATTGTGCTGCTGCAAATTTGGGGTTTAGATGTCCGTTCTTTAGCAATTCTAGCCAGCGTCCTCGGTGTAGGGATTGGTTTTGGCGTCCAGAACATTACCAACAACTTCATCAGCGGTTTGATCATCACGTTAGAGCGACCCATCCAAGTTGGTGATCTGATTAAAGTCAATGAGCTGCTAGGGACGGTGAAACGAATCGGTGCCCGCAGCACCGAGATTAGCACCTTCGATCAAGTCACGATCATTGTGCCCAACTCTCGCTTCCTAGAGAGTGAGGTGATCAATTGGAGCCACGGTGATCCAGTCTCCCGTTTGAAGCTGGCCGTTGGGGTGGCTTACGGTTCAGACATTGATCAGGTACAGACAGCCCTATTGGAAGCGGCCAAAAGCCATCCTGAAGTATTGGTTAAACCGCAACCCGAAGTTTGGTTTCAAGGCTTTGGGGATAACTCTCTTAACTTTGAGTTACTGGTTTGGACTGGAGAACCGAAGAAACAGTTTCGCGTGAAAAGCGACATTTACTATCGCATTGAAGCTTCTCTGCGCCGCTACGGCATTGAAGTGCCATTTCCCCAACGCGATCTTCATGTGCGATCGCCGGAACTCAACCAGTTATTGGCATCTTTGCAGCCACCTCCCTTCCCGTCCTGGAAGCCGCAACGCGCTGCCTCAAATGGAAATAAATCTAGCGATCGCCCGATTTCTGCTCTCCCAGAAACGGATGGTTTTGCTGAAGCTACTCTGAGCACACTCACGCTTGCCGACTCCACCACTCGCCTACAAACGGATACCTCTCTGGATGCCTTGATCACAGCAATGCGAGGGCCAGCAGGACTTAAAATTCAAGACCGTCGATATCGGATGAATCTATACCCTGCCTGCTTTACAGGAGCCGAAGCAGTGGAGTGGTTGGTGCAAACCCAAAACTGTACCCGTGAGTCAGCGATTCAGTTGGGGCAAAGCTTGATTGAGCAAGGCGTGGTTCACCACGTCTTAGAGGATCGTCCGTTTGAAGATGGCTATGTTTTCTATCGCTTTTATATCGATGAAGAAGATGCCGATGCAGAGAATGCCGATGAGACAGAAATTAGCGATCGCTGA